The proteins below are encoded in one region of Microbispora sp. NBC_01189:
- the mltG gene encoding endolytic transglycosylase MltG has protein sequence MNDLDMDFLLGAEDDDGSPRRRPSGGRAQQRRSRRRRKRQRRKGRVATLFALVIIVAVLAGLGYLGFTWARGVMIPNDFTGEGTGEVVVEIQEGESATDVAQMLEEQGVVASARAFVNAIGAAGKSSSLQPGQYAMRKGMSAASALTLLDPKNRVLNRLTIREGLRLSKIFEELSTASGKPVEDFKKAARADIGLPAYAKGRLEGYAFPATYEINSKLTPQQILTSMVDRFNQTADKIDLDGQAGQVGFSPRQIMIIASIVQAESGSAEDMPKVARVVYNRLLSNPPMKLGMDSTVMYGLNKYGIAASHADLTSTSRYNTYKYAGLPPGPISNPGDHAIEAALHPADGNWLYFVTVDPKRGITKFTDKESEFWKLRDEFNRNYQ, from the coding sequence ATGAACGATCTGGACATGGACTTCCTGCTCGGCGCCGAGGACGACGACGGCTCTCCCCGGCGTCGCCCCTCCGGCGGCCGGGCCCAGCAGCGACGCAGCCGCCGGCGCCGCAAGCGGCAGCGGCGCAAGGGCAGGGTCGCCACGCTGTTCGCCTTAGTGATCATCGTCGCGGTCCTCGCGGGTCTCGGCTACCTGGGCTTCACCTGGGCGCGCGGCGTCATGATCCCCAATGACTTCACCGGCGAGGGGACGGGTGAGGTCGTGGTCGAGATCCAGGAGGGCGAGAGCGCCACCGACGTCGCCCAGATGCTGGAGGAGCAGGGCGTCGTGGCCAGCGCGCGGGCGTTCGTCAACGCCATCGGCGCGGCCGGGAAGAGCTCCTCGCTCCAGCCGGGCCAGTACGCGATGCGCAAGGGCATGTCCGCCGCCTCGGCGCTGACCCTCCTCGACCCGAAGAACCGCGTGCTCAACCGGCTCACCATCCGTGAGGGGCTGCGGCTCAGCAAGATCTTCGAGGAGCTGTCCACCGCCTCGGGCAAGCCGGTCGAGGACTTCAAGAAGGCGGCCCGCGCCGACATCGGCCTCCCCGCGTACGCCAAGGGCCGGCTGGAGGGCTACGCGTTCCCCGCGACGTACGAGATCAACAGCAAGCTCACGCCGCAGCAGATCCTCACCAGCATGGTCGACCGGTTCAACCAGACCGCCGACAAGATCGACCTGGATGGCCAGGCCGGGCAGGTCGGCTTCTCGCCCCGGCAGATCATGATCATCGCCAGCATCGTCCAGGCCGAGTCGGGCAGCGCCGAGGACATGCCCAAGGTGGCCCGCGTCGTCTACAACCGGCTGCTGTCGAACCCCCCCATGAAACTGGGCATGGACAGCACGGTCATGTACGGCCTGAACAAGTACGGCATCGCCGCCTCGCACGCGGACCTGACCAGCACCTCGCGCTACAACACCTACAAGTACGCCGGCCTGCCGCCCGGCCCGATCAGCAACCCGGGCGACCACGCGATCGAGGCCGCGCTGCATCCGGCGGACGGCAACTGGCTCTACTTCGTGACGGTCGACCCGAAGCGGGGCATCACCAAGTTCACCGACAAGGAGTCGGAGTTCTGGAAGCTGCGCGACGAGTTCAACAGGAACTACCAGTGA
- the mltG gene encoding endolytic transglycosylase MltG: MRRAALVAGGGFALVAAAVAYGVHAVVGQPGSPPDYSGGGSGTVTIEITPGTSAGEVGRTLAKAGVVASAQSFVEQVIARSKESGLHPGRYVLRQRMSASAALDLLLAPASRVVRRVTVPEGLRMGEVLRVLAEGTGIPLRDFTEAAGESRRLRLPAYAEGEAEGFLFPATYEIEPGATAGDMLRKMVARFRLAAKKVGLEELAPRLHLTPRQAVTVASIVQAEGGVPADYPKIARVVYNRLARGAKLEMDSTVNYALNRHTLKVTAEDTRNGSAYNTYARPGLPPGPIGNPGESALLATLHPAEGAWYWFVTTDPRRKITKFTDKEMEFRKYREELNRYLGTN; this comes from the coding sequence GTGAGGCGCGCGGCGCTCGTCGCCGGCGGAGGGTTCGCCCTGGTCGCGGCGGCGGTGGCGTACGGCGTGCACGCGGTCGTCGGCCAGCCCGGCAGCCCGCCCGACTACTCCGGCGGCGGTTCGGGGACGGTGACGATCGAGATCACACCGGGGACGAGCGCGGGCGAGGTCGGCCGGACGCTGGCGAAGGCCGGCGTGGTCGCCAGCGCCCAGTCGTTCGTGGAGCAGGTGATCGCCCGATCCAAGGAGAGCGGCCTGCACCCGGGCCGCTACGTCCTGCGGCAGCGCATGTCGGCCTCCGCCGCCCTCGACCTGCTCCTGGCGCCCGCGAGCCGGGTGGTGCGCAGGGTCACCGTGCCTGAGGGGCTGCGCATGGGCGAGGTGCTGCGCGTCCTCGCGGAGGGGACGGGCATCCCGCTGCGGGACTTCACCGAGGCCGCCGGAGAGTCGCGGCGCCTGCGCCTGCCCGCGTACGCCGAGGGCGAGGCCGAGGGGTTCCTGTTCCCGGCCACGTACGAGATAGAGCCGGGGGCGACCGCCGGCGACATGCTCAGGAAGATGGTGGCGCGGTTCCGCCTCGCCGCGAAGAAGGTGGGCCTGGAGGAGCTGGCGCCGCGCCTGCACCTCACGCCCCGGCAGGCGGTGACGGTCGCGAGCATCGTGCAGGCCGAGGGCGGCGTCCCGGCCGATTACCCCAAGATCGCCAGAGTGGTGTACAACCGCTTGGCGCGGGGCGCGAAGCTGGAGATGGACAGCACGGTCAACTACGCGTTGAACCGGCACACCCTGAAGGTCACCGCCGAGGACACGCGCAACGGCTCCGCGTACAACACCTACGCGCGCCCCGGGCTGCCGCCCGGACCCATCGGCAACCCGGGGGAGAGCGCGCTGCTGGCGACGCTCCACCCCGCCGAGGGCGCCTGGTACTGGTTCGTGACCACCGATCCTCGTCGTAAAATCACCAAATTCACTGACAAAGAGATGGAGTTCAGGAAATATCGGGAGGAGCTGAACAGGTATCTCGGGACGAACTAG
- the ruvX gene encoding Holliday junction resolvase RuvX, with the protein MRHGVRIGVDVGSVRVGVARSDPSGLLATPVETVRRGRGDLARIAEIAAEHEAIEIVVGLPTSLSGRESHAAEAARAFAARLARSVAPVPIRLVDERLTTVGAQQRLRSSGVKARDQRDVIDQAAAVLLLQAALDGERATGSPPGRPLGPPGPSAGPGEEASGGTAR; encoded by the coding sequence ATGAGACATGGCGTCAGGATCGGGGTCGACGTCGGCTCCGTCCGCGTCGGCGTGGCCCGCAGCGACCCCTCGGGACTGCTGGCCACGCCGGTGGAGACCGTACGGCGCGGCCGGGGCGACCTCGCGAGGATCGCCGAGATCGCGGCCGAGCACGAGGCGATCGAGATCGTCGTCGGCCTGCCCACCTCGCTGTCGGGCCGCGAGAGCCACGCCGCGGAGGCCGCGCGGGCGTTCGCCGCGCGGCTGGCCCGCAGCGTCGCGCCGGTCCCGATCCGGCTCGTGGACGAGCGGCTCACCACCGTGGGCGCCCAGCAGCGGCTGCGCTCCAGCGGCGTGAAGGCCCGCGACCAGCGTGACGTGATCGACCAGGCGGCGGCCGTCCTGCTGCTGCAGGCCGCGCTCGACGGTGAGCGGGCCACCGGCAGTCCCCCCGGCAGGCCTCTCGGACCACCGGGCCCCTCCGCGGGGCCGGGTGAGGAAGCGAGCGGCGGGACCGCCCGGTGA
- the alaS gene encoding alanine--tRNA ligase, with protein sequence MESAEIARRFLRFFEERGHTVVPSASLVAEDPTLLLVNAGMVPFKPYFLAQQTPPFRRATSAQKVMRTLDIDEVGKTTRHASFFQMLGNFSFGDYFKEQAIPFAWELLTRPESEGGFGFPEDRLWATVYLDDDEAQDIWHRKVGLPLDRIQRRDLADNYWHMGVPGPGGPCSEIYYDRGPEYGREGGPIADENRFLEVWNLVFMQFQLSQVRNKVDFDVAGELPAKNIDTGMGLERMAAILQGVDNIYEIDTTYKILDTAAELTRSRYGRDKRADVSLRVIADHMRAGVMLVGDGVLPSNEGRGYVLRRMLRRAIRNLRLLGAGEERHMHALTAVTVEAMGQQYPELKADAANIHTVIDAEEASFIGTLRTGTAIFDVAVEETRRKGGGTLGGEQAFQLHDTYGFPIDLTLEMAAEQGLQVDEEGFRRLMKEQRDRAKADAAAKKTGNADISVFTTILEKAGKVDFLGYDHTTSEAGVIGLLVDGASVPAAGAGTTLEVVLDRTPFYAEGGGQLADHGLIRTGGAEIEIVDVQSPVPGLVVHRGKVRTGEVRVGDQAQADIDLERRRAISRSHTATHLVHRGFRNALGESAAQAGSENSPGRFRFDFTAAGAVPASMLRDVEDEVNAVLIGDLKVNAFYTSQAQARAMGALALFGEKYGDEVRVVEVGDYSRELCGGTHVASSGQLGLVKVLGESSIGAGVRRVEALVGLDAFRFLARESVLVAQLSEQLKTRREELPERIEGIVTRLRTAEKELERLRSAQVLAVAGELAAQARDVGGVSVVTHRAPDGTSADDLRKLALDVRGRFPDDRAAVVVVSGVPSDRPVVVAAVSEAGRGRGLKAGRLVGVAAKALGGGGGGKDDVAQGGGTRPEAIGDALRAVEEAISSAVA encoded by the coding sequence ATGGAGTCGGCAGAGATCGCGCGCCGCTTCCTGCGCTTCTTCGAGGAGCGCGGGCACACAGTCGTGCCCTCGGCCAGCCTGGTCGCCGAGGACCCGACGCTGCTTCTGGTGAACGCGGGGATGGTCCCGTTCAAGCCCTACTTCCTGGCGCAGCAGACGCCGCCGTTCCGGCGGGCGACCAGCGCCCAGAAGGTCATGCGCACCCTCGACATCGACGAGGTCGGCAAGACCACCCGCCACGCCAGCTTCTTCCAGATGCTCGGCAACTTCTCCTTCGGCGACTACTTCAAGGAGCAGGCGATCCCGTTCGCCTGGGAGCTGCTGACCCGGCCCGAGTCCGAGGGCGGCTTCGGCTTCCCCGAGGACCGCCTGTGGGCGACCGTCTACCTGGACGACGACGAGGCCCAGGACATCTGGCACCGCAAGGTGGGGCTGCCGCTCGACCGCATCCAGCGCCGCGACCTCGCCGACAACTACTGGCACATGGGCGTGCCCGGCCCCGGCGGGCCGTGCTCGGAGATCTACTACGACCGCGGCCCCGAGTACGGCCGCGAGGGCGGGCCGATCGCCGACGAGAACCGCTTCCTCGAGGTCTGGAACCTCGTCTTCATGCAGTTCCAGCTCAGCCAGGTCCGCAACAAGGTCGACTTCGACGTGGCGGGCGAGCTGCCGGCCAAGAACATCGACACCGGCATGGGCCTGGAGCGCATGGCCGCGATCCTGCAGGGCGTCGACAACATCTACGAGATCGACACCACGTACAAGATCCTCGACACGGCGGCCGAGCTCACCCGGTCGCGCTACGGGCGCGACAAGCGGGCGGACGTCTCGCTGCGCGTGATCGCCGACCACATGCGGGCGGGCGTCATGCTCGTCGGCGACGGCGTGCTGCCGTCCAACGAGGGCCGCGGCTACGTGCTGCGCCGCATGCTGCGCCGCGCGATCCGCAACCTCCGCCTGCTCGGCGCGGGCGAGGAGCGGCACATGCACGCGCTCACCGCCGTCACCGTCGAGGCCATGGGTCAGCAGTACCCCGAGCTCAAGGCGGACGCCGCCAACATCCACACCGTGATCGACGCCGAGGAGGCGTCGTTCATCGGCACGCTCCGCACCGGTACGGCGATCTTCGACGTCGCGGTGGAGGAGACCAGGCGCAAGGGCGGCGGCACGCTCGGCGGCGAGCAGGCGTTCCAGCTCCACGACACCTACGGCTTCCCGATCGACCTCACCCTGGAGATGGCGGCGGAGCAGGGCCTCCAGGTGGACGAGGAGGGCTTCCGCCGGCTCATGAAGGAGCAGCGGGACCGCGCCAAGGCCGACGCCGCGGCGAAGAAGACCGGCAACGCCGACATCTCCGTCTTCACGACCATCCTGGAGAAGGCCGGGAAGGTCGACTTCCTCGGCTACGACCACACCACCTCCGAGGCCGGCGTGATCGGCCTGCTCGTCGACGGCGCGTCGGTCCCGGCGGCCGGCGCGGGCACCACCCTGGAGGTCGTGCTCGACCGCACCCCGTTCTACGCGGAGGGCGGCGGCCAGCTCGCCGACCACGGACTGATCCGCACCGGCGGCGCCGAGATCGAGATCGTGGACGTCCAGTCGCCGGTGCCGGGCCTGGTCGTGCACCGCGGCAAGGTGCGCACGGGCGAGGTGCGGGTCGGCGACCAGGCGCAGGCGGACATCGACCTGGAGCGGCGCCGGGCGATCTCCCGCAGCCACACGGCGACCCACCTGGTCCACCGCGGGTTCCGCAACGCCCTCGGCGAGTCGGCGGCCCAGGCGGGCTCGGAGAACTCCCCGGGACGCTTCCGCTTCGACTTCACCGCGGCGGGCGCGGTGCCGGCGTCGATGCTGCGCGACGTCGAGGACGAGGTCAACGCCGTCCTGATCGGCGACCTCAAGGTCAACGCGTTCTACACCAGCCAGGCCCAGGCCCGCGCGATGGGTGCGCTCGCCCTGTTCGGCGAGAAGTACGGCGACGAGGTCCGGGTCGTCGAGGTCGGCGACTACTCCCGCGAGCTGTGCGGCGGCACCCACGTGGCCAGCTCCGGCCAGCTCGGCCTGGTGAAGGTGCTGGGCGAGTCGTCCATCGGCGCGGGCGTGCGCCGGGTCGAGGCGCTCGTCGGCCTCGACGCGTTCCGGTTCCTCGCCCGGGAGAGCGTGCTGGTCGCGCAGCTGAGCGAGCAGCTCAAGACCCGCCGCGAGGAGCTGCCCGAGCGGATCGAGGGCATCGTGACCCGGCTCCGCACGGCCGAGAAGGAGCTGGAGAGGCTGCGCTCGGCCCAGGTGCTCGCGGTGGCCGGAGAGCTGGCGGCGCAGGCCCGCGACGTCGGGGGCGTCTCGGTGGTCACGCACCGCGCGCCTGATGGCACCTCCGCCGACGACCTGCGTAAACTCGCCCTCGATGTGCGCGGCAGGTTCCCTGACGACCGCGCCGCGGTCGTCGTCGTCTCCGGCGTCCCCTCCGACCGGCCGGTCGTCGTCGCCGCGGTCAGCGAGGCGGGACGCGGGCGTGGCCTGAAGGCGGGCCGTCTCGTCGGCGTCGCCGCCAAGGCTCTCGGGGGTGGCGGTGGCGGCAAGGACGACGTGGCGCAGGGCGGTGGCACGCGGCCCGAGGCGATCGGTGACGCGCTTCGCGCGGTCGAGGAGGCCATCTCCTCGGCGGTGGCCTGA
- a CDS encoding DUF948 domain-containing protein, which translates to MLTAGELAGLVVAIFWVILVCFMVVVLVRLARLLTETRRSVAELSDRLGPLLDDMSQTVTEANRRLVAAETISDNMRDVSGNMVKITGVASTLFTGPVLRVAAFRDGFRLALARRAARRAPARRVARGGPRTGDRIRERHAAERVAEPRAIGRGRG; encoded by the coding sequence ATGCTTACCGCGGGAGAGCTGGCGGGCCTCGTGGTCGCCATTTTCTGGGTGATCCTGGTCTGCTTCATGGTCGTCGTGCTGGTCAGGCTGGCCAGGCTGCTGACCGAGACCCGCAGGTCGGTGGCCGAGCTGAGTGACCGCCTCGGGCCGCTCCTCGACGACATGAGCCAGACCGTCACCGAGGCGAACCGGCGGCTGGTCGCGGCCGAGACGATCTCGGACAACATGCGCGACGTCAGCGGCAACATGGTGAAGATCACCGGGGTGGCGTCCACGCTGTTCACCGGCCCGGTGCTCAGGGTCGCCGCCTTCCGCGACGGCTTCCGCCTCGCGCTGGCCCGCCGCGCGGCCCGCAGGGCCCCGGCCCGGAGGGTGGCCCGCGGCGGTCCCCGCACCGGTGACAGGATCAGGGAGCGGCACGCCGCCGAGCGCGTGGCCGAGCCGCGTGCCATCGGAAGGGGGCGCGGATGA
- a CDS encoding replication-associated recombination protein A has translation MESLFDSAAEEAHRGQEPLAVRMRPRSLEEVIGQRHLLGPGTPLRRLVESDAPMSLFLWGPPGTGKTTLAYVVAGATKRRFVEVSAVSAGVKDVRAAIDQARRDLGMTGRQTVLFVDEVHRFNKAQQDALLPAVENRWVTFIGATTENPFFSVISPLLSRSLLLTLEPLADDDVRAVLERAVTDPRGLGGRVAVRPGALDQLVRLAGGDARRSLTYLEAAAMLVGDAPPDAAPDATPEVTVEVVERAVDKAAVRYDRQGDQHYDVTSAFIKSMRGSDADAALHYLARMVEAGEDPRFIARRIVIFASEDVGMADPTCLQVAVAAAQAVDFIGLPEGRINLAQAVIHCALAPKSNAVVKAIGAASDDVRRGLVGRVPGHLRDAHYPGARTLGHGKGYQYPHDFEHGLVRQDYAPEELRERRYYEPTSHGAEARFAERWAKIRAFLRGD, from the coding sequence GTGGAGAGCCTGTTCGATTCGGCGGCCGAGGAGGCGCACCGCGGCCAGGAGCCGCTCGCCGTGCGGATGCGTCCGCGCTCGCTGGAGGAGGTGATCGGCCAGCGGCACCTGCTCGGCCCCGGCACCCCGCTGCGCCGCCTGGTGGAGAGCGACGCCCCGATGTCGCTCTTCCTGTGGGGGCCGCCCGGCACCGGCAAGACCACGCTGGCCTACGTCGTCGCGGGCGCCACCAAGCGGAGGTTCGTCGAGGTCTCGGCCGTCTCGGCCGGGGTCAAGGACGTGCGCGCCGCCATCGACCAGGCCCGCCGCGACCTCGGCATGACGGGCAGGCAGACCGTGCTGTTCGTCGACGAGGTCCACCGCTTCAACAAGGCGCAGCAGGACGCGCTGCTGCCGGCGGTGGAGAACCGCTGGGTGACGTTCATCGGCGCGACCACCGAGAACCCCTTCTTCTCGGTCATCTCGCCGCTGCTGTCCCGCTCGCTGCTGCTCACCCTCGAACCGCTGGCCGACGACGACGTGCGCGCCGTGCTGGAGCGTGCGGTGACCGACCCGCGCGGCCTCGGCGGGCGGGTCGCGGTGCGGCCCGGCGCCCTCGACCAGCTCGTACGGCTGGCCGGCGGCGACGCGCGGCGCTCGCTGACCTACCTGGAGGCGGCGGCGATGCTGGTCGGCGACGCCCCGCCGGACGCCGCGCCGGACGCCACGCCCGAGGTCACGGTCGAGGTCGTCGAGCGGGCCGTGGACAAGGCCGCCGTGCGCTACGACCGGCAGGGCGACCAGCACTACGACGTGACCAGCGCGTTCATCAAGAGCATGCGCGGCTCGGACGCCGACGCGGCCCTGCACTACCTCGCCCGGATGGTCGAGGCGGGGGAGGACCCGCGGTTCATCGCCCGCCGGATCGTGATCTTCGCGAGCGAGGACGTGGGGATGGCCGACCCCACGTGCCTGCAGGTCGCGGTGGCCGCCGCCCAGGCGGTGGACTTCATCGGCCTGCCCGAGGGCAGGATCAACCTCGCGCAGGCCGTCATCCACTGCGCGCTGGCGCCCAAGTCCAACGCGGTCGTCAAGGCCATCGGCGCCGCCTCCGACGACGTGCGGCGCGGCCTCGTCGGCCGGGTCCCCGGCCACCTGCGCGACGCCCACTACCCCGGCGCGCGGACGCTCGGCCACGGCAAGGGCTACCAGTATCCGCACGACTTCGAGCACGGCCTCGTCCGCCAGGACTACGCGCCGGAGGAACTGCGCGAGCGCCGCTACTACGAACCGACCTCCCACGGCGCGGAGGCGCGGTTCGCCGAGCGCTGGGCGAAGATCAGGGCCTTCCTGCGCGGAGACTGA
- a CDS encoding peptidylprolyl isomerase, translating into MTDTDRQKQPASRVSTTGRTTTPRRRLGSTLGAGLGVLALVGGLAACSDGSAKEAAGATPSASASAGPSTGPSAVPSELPAATPSAKPTDLRQVSCEYRKDDTGSPAKFVGFPPKKLNRAVIKASKMTIRTNLGNIVIDLATGDAPCTVNSFAFLAKKNFFDNTVCHRLTTVETNGLGLLQCGDPQAKGDGENPTDGTGGPGYLFDDENIGPQYSRGVVFMAQPGDASNSNGSQFVISYTDENAQLPQAYTPFGIVSKGLEIVDKIAKGGVNTAKDGVDITSDDGGSNAPKIKVRIRDVIVS; encoded by the coding sequence GTGACCGACACTGATCGGCAGAAGCAGCCGGCTTCGCGCGTGAGCACGACCGGGCGCACCACCACCCCCCGCCGTCGCCTGGGGAGCACCCTCGGCGCCGGATTGGGGGTTCTCGCGCTCGTGGGCGGCCTGGCAGCCTGCAGTGACGGCTCGGCCAAGGAAGCGGCCGGGGCGACCCCCTCGGCCTCCGCCTCGGCGGGCCCCTCGACGGGCCCCTCCGCGGTCCCGTCCGAGTTGCCGGCGGCGACGCCGTCCGCCAAGCCCACCGACCTGCGTCAGGTCAGCTGTGAGTATCGCAAGGACGACACGGGCAGCCCGGCGAAGTTCGTGGGCTTCCCGCCCAAGAAGCTGAACAGGGCGGTCATCAAGGCGTCCAAGATGACGATCAGGACCAACCTGGGGAACATCGTCATCGACCTCGCCACCGGCGACGCGCCGTGCACGGTGAACTCGTTCGCCTTCCTGGCGAAGAAGAACTTCTTCGACAACACCGTCTGCCACCGGCTCACGACGGTCGAGACGAACGGCCTCGGCCTCCTGCAGTGCGGGGACCCGCAGGCCAAGGGGGACGGCGAGAACCCGACCGACGGCACCGGCGGGCCGGGCTACCTGTTCGACGACGAGAACATCGGGCCGCAGTACAGCCGGGGCGTCGTCTTCATGGCCCAGCCGGGTGACGCGTCGAACTCCAACGGCAGCCAGTTCGTCATCTCCTACACGGACGAGAACGCGCAGCTGCCCCAGGCGTACACGCCGTTCGGCATCGTCAGCAAGGGCCTGGAGATCGTCGACAAGATCGCCAAGGGTGGGGTCAACACGGCCAAGGACGGCGTCGACATCACCAGTGACGACGGCGGATCCAACGCCCCCAAGATCAAGGTCCGGATCAGGGACGTCATCGTGTCCTGA